Proteins found in one Lycium ferocissimum isolate CSIRO_LF1 chromosome 6, AGI_CSIRO_Lferr_CH_V1, whole genome shotgun sequence genomic segment:
- the LOC132060385 gene encoding 15.7 kDa heat shock protein, peroxisomal — translation MALFGDPFRRFFISPTIYRTSFGSPALLDWIESPNAHIFKINVPGYNKEDIKVQVEDGNVLVVKAEGGGKKDEFHGKDKEVVWHVAERGGGKGSDFSREIELPDDVKVDHIKAQVENGVLTIVVPKDATPKTSKVRNINITSKL, via the exons atgGCGCTTTTTGGTGATCCTTTTAGACGATTTTTTATTAGTCCAACCATTTATCGAACGTCTTTTGGTTCACCCGCTCTTCTTGATTGGATTGAATCTCCTAATGCTCATATCTTCAAAATTAATGTGCCag GGTATAACAAGGAAGACATAAAGGTGCAAGttgaagatggaaatgtgttggTGGTGAAGGCCGAGGGCGGCGGCAAAAAGGACGAATTTCATGGAAAAGACAAAGAAGTAGTGTGGCACGTGGCGGAGAGAGGCGGAGGCAAAGGCAGCGATTTCTCGAGGGAAATTGAGCTGCCGGATGATGTGAAGGTGGATCATATCAAAGCTCAAGTTGAGAATGGTGTTCTCACCATTGTTGTACCTAAAGATGCAACTCCAAAAACATCTAAAGTTAGGAACATTAATATAACCAGCAAGCTGTAA
- the LOC132060386 gene encoding transcription factor MYB20-like, with amino-acid sequence MGRQPCCDKNGVKKGPWSAEEDKRLINFILNNGQCCWRSLPKLAGLLRCGKSCRLRWINYLRPDLKRGLLSEYEEKMVIDLHAQLGNRWSKIASHLPGRTDNEIKNHWNTHIKKKLKKIGIDPVTHKPITSDQPNIEQQPTNDQIIIQQEKHTPTESTITETKSEAEQKENKNVDTTTIITHQSPTSLVPQENKYIEVNNNGFCTDEVPLISPNEILVPSESITTSTSSTSSSTSQSSNMILEDMQLLPSFDHCDFNMGISWADDFSSTLDYLLNDDVSDINNAISQDWLQVLEV; translated from the exons ATGGGGAGACAACCTTGTTGTGACAAAAATGGAGTGAAAAAAGGTCCATGGTCAGCAGAGGAAGACAAGAGGCTCATTAATTTCATCCTTAATAATGGCCAATGCTGTTGGAGATCTCTCCCTAAACTTGCAG GGCTATTGAGATGCGGAAAGAGTTGCAGATTGAGATGGATAAATTACCTAAGACCAGACTTGAAGAGAGGACTTTTATCAGAATATGAAGAGAAGATGGTTATTGATCTTCATGCTCAACTTGGCAACAG gTGGTCGAAGATAGCTTCTCATCTACCAGGAAGAACTGATAATGAAATCAAGAATCATTGGAATACACATATCAAGAAGAAGCTCAAGAAAATAGGAATTGATCCCGTCACTCACAAGCCAATTACTAgtgaccaaccaaacatagaaCAGCAGCCAACAAACGATCAAATAATTATTCAACAAGAAAAACATACTCCTACAGAGTCAACAATTACAGAGACCAAATCAGAAgcagaacaaaaagaaaacaaaaacgtTGATACGACGACAATAATTACGCATCAATCCCCAACAAGTTTGGTTCCGCAAGAAAACAAGTACATTGAAGTCAACAATAATGGATTTTGTACTGATGAAGTCCCCTTAATTTCACCAAATGAAATCTTAGTCCCTTCTGAATCAATAACCActtcaacatcatcaacatctTCTTCTACTTCTCAATCATCCAATATGATTCTTGAAGACATGCAGCTTTTGCCTAGTTTCGACCATTGTGATTTCAACATGGGCATTAGCTGGGCAGATGATTTCAGCAGCACTTtggattatttacttaatgatGATGTTAGTGACATAAACAATGCTATTTCTCAAGATTGGTTACAAGTGTTGGAAGTTTGA
- the LOC132060384 gene encoding tropinone reductase homolog yields MAQIENSNGDGRWLLHGMTALVTGGTKGIGHAIVEELANFGATIYTCSRNKKDLDECLEKWQNKGYKVNGSTCDLFLEDQRIQLIENATAYFNGKLDILVNNAAVCVPKETDKITSADCSLMMGTNFEASYNLCQLAYPFLKASGKASIVFISSIAGIIAIPFVSLYAATKGAINQLTKNLACEWGKDNIRVNAVAPWIIDTALTDTVAEDFESKDVENLIKRTPISRMGKPNEVSSLVAYLCFPAAAYITGQIICVDGGKTVCGFP; encoded by the exons ATGGCACAAATTGAAAACAGCAATGGAGATGGAAGATGGCTTCTTCATGGCATGACTGCCCTAGTTACTGGTGGTACTAAGGGCATTGG GCATGCCATAGTAGAAGAATTAGCGAATTTTGGTGCAACGATCTATACATgttcaagaaataaaaaggatttGGATGAATGTTTGGAGAAATGGCAAAACAAAGGGTATAAAGTAAATGGTTCTACATGTGACTTGTTTTTAGAAGATCAAAGAATTCAGTTGATTGAAAACGCCACTGCATACTTCAATGGGAAACTTGACATCCTT GTAAATAATGCTGCTGTATGTGTACCAAAAGAGACCGACAAAATTACATCGGCAGATTGCTCACTAATGATGGGAACAAATTTCGAGGCTTCATACAACTTGTGTCAATTAGCATATCCTTTCTTGAAAGCTTCAGGAAAGGCAAGCATTGTGTTCATCTCTTCAATCGCTGGGATCATAGCTATTCCTTTTGTTTCTCTCTATGCAGCAACAAAAG GAGCAATAAATCAATTAACGAAGAACTTGGCCTGCGAATGGGGAAAAGATAATATTCGAGTTAATGCTGTTGCACCTTGGATTATTGATACCGCACTTACAGATACTGTAGCT GAAGATTTTGAATCAAAAGATGTGGAAAATTTGATTAAGAGAACTCCAATTAGCAGGATGGGAAAACCAAATGAAGTTTCATCACTTGTGGCTTACCTATGTTTTCCTGCTGCTGCTTATATAACTGGCCAAATTATTTGTGTTGATGGTGGAAAAACTGTTTGTGGATTTCCATAa
- the LOC132060383 gene encoding uncharacterized protein LOC132060383 has protein sequence MALEWVVLSYAAGAEAIMILLLTLPGLDPLRKGLITVTRNLLKPFLSIIPFCLFLLMDIYWKYETRPVCESSESCSPSEYLRHQKSIMKSQRNALLIACAVVFYWLLYSVTGLVVKVEMLNKRVEKLKAQ, from the coding sequence ATGGCTTTAGAATGGGTAGTACTCAGCTACGCCGCGGGTGCAGAAGCAATCATGATCCTTCTCTTAACACTTCCGGGTCTTGACCCGCTTCGTAAAGGTCTAATCACCGTGACCCGAAATCTCCTCAAACCATTCCTTTCAATCATACCCTTTTGTCTCTTTTTATTAATGGATATCTACTGGAAATACGAGACCCGACCCGTTTGTGAATCATCCGAATCTTGTTCCCCATCTGAATACTTACGTCATCAAAAATCAATTATGAAATCTCAACGCAACGCGCTTTTAATCGCGTGTGCGGTAGTTTTTTACTGGCTGTTGTATTCTGTTACTGGATTAGTTGTTAAAGTTGAGATGTTGAATAAGCGCGTGGAGAAATTGAAGGCTCAGTAA